A stretch of Lachancea thermotolerans CBS 6340 chromosome D complete sequence DNA encodes these proteins:
- the VBA1 gene encoding Vba1p (similar to uniprot|Q04301 Saccharomyces cerevisiae YMR088C VBA1 Permease of basic amino acids in the vacuolar membrane), with protein sequence MSGSPPGEDTALLGSISEENECDVGLEREYHEHNLALPKIPILVSLWLGSFLVALDGTIVANVMNRIAEEFQESDKKQWIATSFLLTNTAFQPLYGKLSDVATGRKLATLIAQFFFFLGLIISCFAQNVTQFAIGRAVCGIGGGGVSAMSSIAVSDICTAKERGMYQGYANIVFGSGQLLGAPLGGLLITTIGWRAIFAIQVPMALFCMFLTGRNVNIKLAHLPSRNERFTLKNLSRLDLLGSCTLVLSISGLLFLFSTSMNRTWISAFTIVTFAIFIYNERFWAKERIIPFDLLCGTSGITSLLTVLSSFIMFGDVFRSPIYLQIVQNVSLAKSGIFILFGSVACAATSVLTGWIIRRTTMDLVKCTYLIVLVMIFLQLVGTASNAILIANLIPNNTTYADKDVAIKVALSAKGFTWKVVYVFSTVLNSFGYGGVLVAVLVSIVFTVPKSQQATLTGVFYLWRSIGNVLGTSITLALYDLILKSKLRVFMEAHGLSKSYSKLVRDSGYLRNHFSGETLAELLGVYNESFLWSFGPNIVVGLVAVILAYVLVRKYRPLEQQGVHLAAGERSDACKH encoded by the coding sequence atgagTGGGTCACCTCCCGGGGAAGATACCGCCCTGTTGGGCTCCATCagcgaagaaaacgaaTGTGATGTTGGCTTGGAAAGGGAATATCACGAACACAACTTGGCGCTGCCCAAAATCCCTATCCTAGTTTCGTTGTGGCTAGGGTCCTTCTTGGTGGCACTCGATGGGACAATCGTTGCCAACGTCATGAACAGAATCGCCGAAGAATTCCAAGAGTCCGATAAGAAGCAGTGGATCGCTACGAGTTTCCTTCTCACGAACACGGCCTTCCAGCCGTTGTACGGAAAGCTCTCGGATGTTGCCACGGGACGGAAGCTGGCGACCTTGATAGcccagttcttctttttcctgGGGCTTATCATCTCATGCTTTGCGCAGAACGTGACGCAGTTCGCCATAGGCAGAGCAGTCTGCGGCATTGGTGGCGGCGGAGTTAGTGCTATGAGCAGCATAGCAGTGAGTGACATCTGCACAGCAAAGGAGCGCGGTATGTACCAGGGTTACGCCAACATTGTTTTCGGTTCAGGGCAACTTCTGGGTGCACCCCTCGGTGGGCTCTTGATTACCACAATTGGATGGAGAGCGATATTCGCTATTCAGGTTCCAATGGCTCTCTTTTGCATGTTCTTGACAGGCCGCAACGTCAATATCAAACTCGCTCACTTGCCATCACGCAACGAACGCTTtactctcaaaaacttgtcaaGATTAGATTTGCTGGGCTCCTGCACTTTGGTGCTATCTATAAGTgggcttttgtttttgttttctacCAGCATGAACAGGACCTGGATATCAGCGTTCACCATTGTTACTTTCGCAATATTCATTTACAATGAGAGATTCTGGGCCAAGGAGCGCATTATTCCTTTTGATTTGTTATGCGGCACGTCAGGTATCACTTCCTTACTGACCGTGTTATCGTCATTTATTATGTTTGGGGATGTCTTTAGGTCGCCAATTTACCTACAAATTGTACAGAATGTATCGCTGGCGAAGAGCGGTATATTTATCTTATTTGGATCCGTCGCTTGTGCAGCTACTTCTGTATTGACGGGATGGATTATTCGACGCACGACTATGGATCTTGTCAAGTGCACATACCTTATAGTACTAGTCATGATCTTCCTGCAGCTCGTCGGTACAGCTTCGAATGCCATTCTGATTGCAAACCTAATTCCTAACAACACGACTTACGCTGACAAAGATGTCGCCATCAAGGTGGCCCTAAGCGCCAAAGGATTTACCTGGAAAGTTGTTTATGTCTTTTCAACAGTCTTGAATTCTTTTGGCTACGGTGGTGTTCTTGTTGCAGTGCTTGTTAGTATTGTGTTTACGGTGCCAAAGTCTCAGCAGGCCACGCTCACGGGTGTCTTTTACTTGTGGCGGTCGATAGGCAATGTGTTGGGAACATCGATCACGCTAGCGCTGTATGATTTGATACTGAAATCCAAACTGCGGGTTTTTATGGAAGCTCACGGACTCTCTAAGTCTTATTCGAAACTCGTGCGTGATTCCGGATATCTTAGAAACCATTTTTCAGGGGAGACTCTTGCCGAGCTACTTGGCGTTTACAATGAGTCTTTCCTTTGGTCTTTCGGGCCTAACATCGTGGTCGGCCTCGTCGCAGTCATACTGGCTTATGTATTGGTTCGGAAGTATCGCCCTCTTGAGCAGCAAGGTGTTCATTTGGCAGCAGGTGAGCGATCGGATGCTTGCAAACATTAA
- the AAT1 gene encoding aspartate transaminase AAT1 (similar to uniprot|Q01802 Saccharomyces cerevisiae YKL106W AAT1 Mitochondrial aspartate aminotransferase catalyzes the conversion of oxaloacetate to aspartate in aspartate and asparagine biosynthesis), which produces MLKRQLHKVPAAIYKIPRAPPDKILGLTEEFNKDKNPNKTNLTVGIYKDNWGHVTTFPSVARAQMVLDQSFEMNTDLSYLPIEGCPDFQSNVLQFLYKESCPEGAEFLSKNRISFVQTLSGTGALAVASKLLSLFMSKAVWIPNPSWPNHANVFQNNGFKRINYYTYYRDGGLDVDSWLQDLEQAVRDGDGSPQCIVLHACCHNPTGVDPSLEQWRTILDKINELNLIPIIDMAYQGLDTGDLHKDAYLLRMSLDEERYQWPNGLFLCQSFAKNMGLYGERVGSLSVVTPADTELKLNIDSQLKKIVRGMYSSPPGYGSRVANVVLSNPELKKTWFKDVQNMASRLQYVRAELGKRLDWPLLNNTRANHGMFLYTGLDPSKVDQLRRNHSVYLVQDGRLSLSGLNDSNLDYVCDALKKVSE; this is translated from the coding sequence ATGCTGAAACGCCAATTGCATAAGGTTCCTGCAGCAATCTATAAAATTCCAAGGGCTCCTCCCGACAAGATCCTCGGTCTAACCGAGGAATTCAATAAAGATAAAAACCCCAATAAAACGAATTTAACAGTGGGGATTTATAAGGACAATTGGGGCCATGTAACCACTTTTCCTAGTGTGGCAAGAGCGCAGATGGTACTGGATCAGAGTTTCGAGATGAATACAGATTTGTCGTATCTACCCATAGAGGGATGCCCGGACTTCCAATCCAACGTTTTGCAGTTCCTGTACAAGGAAAGTTGCCCTGAGGGGGCTGAATTTCTGAGCAAAAACCGTATAAGTTTTGTGCAGACACTATCGGGAACAGGAGCGCTCGCTGTGGCCTCGAAGTTACTTTCACTTTTCATGTCGAAAGCTGTTTGGATTCCAAATCCATCGTGGCCCAACCATGCAAACGTTTTCCAGAATAACGGTTTCAAGAGAATAAACTACTATACCTATTACCGAGATGGTGGTTTAGATGTTGACAGCTGGCTTCAAGACTTAGAGCAAGCGGTCCGTGATGGAGATGGGTCACCACAATGCATTGTGCTACACGCCTGCTGTCACAACCCAACAGGTGTGGACCCCTCCTTAGAACAATGGCGCACCATTCTTGATAAAATCAATGAACTCAATTTAATACCAATAATAGATATGGCATATCAAGGGCTGGATACAGGGGACCTTCACAAAGACGCTTACCTCCTGCGAATGAGCTTGGATGAAGAGAGATATCAGTGGCCCAATGGGCTGTTCCTGTGCCAGTCGTTTGCAAAAAATATGGGATTATATGGTGAGCGAGTTGGCTCTCTTTCAGTAGTTACCCCAGCCGATACAgagctgaagctcaacatAGACTCCCAGTTAAAAAAGATTGTGCGTGGCATGTACTCTTCCCCACCTGGTTACGGCTCTCGTGTGGCAAAcgttgttctttcaaatccagaattgaaaaagacttGGTTTAAAGATGTTCAAAACATGGCCTCCAGACTGCAGTATGTCCGGGCAGAGTTGGGAAAACGGTTAGACTGGCCTTTATTGAACAATACAAGAGCCAATCATGGAATGTTTTTGTATACTGGGTTAGACCCCTCTAAAGTGGATCAGTTGAGAAGAAACCATTCAGTGTACTTAGTTCAGGACGGTCGGCTGTCCCTAAGTGGATTAAATGATTCTAACCTCGATTACGTTTGTGACgcattgaagaaagttAGCGAATGA
- the PDL32 gene encoding putative ADP-ribose 1''-phosphate phosphatase (similar to uniprot|Q04299 Saccharomyces cerevisiae YMR087W Putative ADP-ribose-1''-monophosphatase that converts ADP-ribose-1''-monophosphate to ADP-ribose may have a role in tRNA splicing contains an A1pp domain) codes for MKVILLDKNRALVSAWKKTLDGFKHVSFHIGTLEDLPQKVLGTNAAVVSPGNSFGFLGGGFDLAIQSFFGGKQFEKFFRKRIGEFYKPVGETTIVDLDHWARNGIRYIVHIPTVVAPTRKVFDTEHPVETGYQLVFNAMWSALVRAPKNVETLIVPGLGTGYLGIPKAVCSKAMAFALNLFFANETMSVELRNVLIMHFLGFRYEGFFPADYKEECAKLGIELDKLKHFNVCKHPIAHLLPNEHLAAQEGDTSEPIHKPV; via the coding sequence atgaaagTGATACTTCTGGATAAAAACAGAGCACTGGTATCGGCTTGGAAGAAGACGTTGGATGGCTTTAAGCATGTTAGCTTCCATATTGGCACTTTGGAGGATTTACCTCAGAAAGTGCTTGGTACCAACGCTGCCGTCGTTTCACCTGGCAACTCTTTCGGGTTTTTGGGCGGAGGATTTGATCTCGCAATCCAGTCATTCTTTGGAGGGAAACAATTCGAGAAGTTCTTTAGAAAAAGGATTGGTGAATTCTATAAACCTGTAGGAGAAACTACGATTGTGGATTTGGACCATTGGGCCCGCAATGGAATCCGATATATAGTGCATATTCCCACGGTAGTGGCGCCGACGCGGAAAGTATTTGACACGGAGCATCCCGTAGAAACTGGTTACCAACTAGTGTTCAATGCCATGTGGAGTGCACTCGTTCGTGCGCCCAAGAACGTCGAGACTTTGATTGTTCCAGGGCTAGGAACAGGATACCTTGGAATTCCTAAGGCAGTGTGCAGCAAAGCTATGGCTTTTGCGCTaaatttgttttttgcAAACGAAACCATGTCTGTGGAGCTCAGAAATGTGCTTATAATGCACTTCTTAGGCTTTCGTTATGAGGGGTTTTTCCCCGCAGATTACAAAGAGGAATGCGCCAAACTTGGGATTGAACTTGACAAGCTGAAACATTTTAATGTTTGCAAGCATCCGATCGCTCACCTGCTGCCAAATGAACACCTTGCTGCTCAAGAGGGCGATACTTCCGAACCAATACATAAGCCAGTATGA
- the YTA12 gene encoding m-AAA protease subunit YTA12 (similar to uniprot|P40341 Saccharomyces cerevisiae YMR089C YTA12 Component with Afg3p of the mitochondrial inner membrane m-AAA protease that mediates degradation of misfolded or unassembled proteins and is also required for correct assembly of mitochondrial enzyme complexes) produces the protein MSTLLRPYSRLLWARLRCTRAFTSPRFTPMYKIARLHTNPSLFQKPPSDKGSNKDANDEDLENVRREVERYIEEAKNDKSVDWEQRKKRIDEGIARLEETILRQQNKHHDEPKEQSGREAEPSESKEEGPSEFEKKQAFEQNKKLNDRKKAEEEKLSKIMNDPNARVLAVNIGFLEIGVLLFLLSFLLNRLYNTEEQREITWQEFRTKLLAKGYVAKLVVVNKSFVKVVLNENGKNHPEHNGHDFYFFTIGSVESFEHKLQRAQEEIGIAEDFKTPVVYVQEGNWAKAMYQILPTALMIGGLIWITKRSASGAGGGGPGGIFSVGKSKAKRFNKDTDVKVTFKDVAGCDEAKEEIMEFVSFLKEPSRYEKMGAQIPRGAILSGPPGTGKTLIAKATAGEAGVPFFSVSGSEFVEMFVGVGASRVRDLFKTARENAPSIVFVDEIDAIGKARQKGNFSGANDERENTLNQLLVEMDGFTPSDHVVVLAGTNRPDVLDQALMRPGRFDRHINIDRPELEGRKQIFQVHLAKVKLAGSMEDLKNRLAALTPGFSGADISNVCNEAALTAARNECTSVKLEHFEQAIERVIGGVERKSKLLSPEEKKIVAYHEAGHAVCGWYLEFADPLLKVSIIPRGQGALGYAQYLPGDVYLLSEQQLKDRMTMALAGRVSEELHFPSVTSGASDDFQKVTRMATAMVTELGMSDKIGWLNYQKKSESDLTKPFSEETAAIVDAEVFRLVQECHDRCTALLKEKAEDVEKITQLLLEKEVLTREDMIRLLGKRPFPERNDAFDKYLNESETKRLRKNEADQGMSS, from the coding sequence ATGTCAACCCTATTGCGACCTTATTCAAGGCTTCTATGGGCTAGGCTAAGATGCACTAGGGCCTTTACTAGTCCGCGTTTTACTCCCATGTACAAGATCGCTAGACTGCACACCAACCCATCactatttcaaaaacctcCTTCCGACAAGGGCAGCAACAAAGATGCTAATGATGAAGATTTAGAGAACGTGAGGCGAGAGGTTGAGAGGTATATCGAAGAGGCTAAAAATGACAAATCAGTTGACTGGGagcagaggaagaaaagaaTAGACGAAGGGATTGCTCGCCTAGAAGAAACAATTTTGAGGCAGCAAAACAAGCACCACGATGAGCCAAAGGAGCAATCAGGCAGAGAGGCCGAGCCTAGTGAGTCTAAGGAGGAAGGTCCCTCCgagtttgaaaagaagcaagcttttgagcaaaacaaaaagctcaatgaCAGGAAGAAagccgaagaagaaaagctatCAAAAATTATGAATGACCCAAACGCCAGAGTTCTTGCAGTCAATATCGGGTTTTTGGAAATTGGTGTTCTTCTATTTTTGCTGTCATTCCTCCTAAACAGGCTTTACAATACAGAAGAGCAAAGAGAGATTACTTGGCAAGAGTTTAGAACCAAACTTTTGGCTAAAGGTTATGTCGCGAAACTCGTCGTTGTCAACAAATCTTTTGTGAAGGTagttttgaatgaaaatgGCAAGAACCACCCTGAACATAATGGTCATGACTTCTACTTCTTTACTATCGGCTCCGttgagagctttgagcacaaacttcaaagagctcaagaagaaatagGCATAGCAGAGGATTTCAAAACTCCTGTTGTTTACGTCCAAGAAGGCAACTGGGCTAAGGCGATGTACCAAATCCTCCCTACAGCTTTAATGATCGGTGGCCTTATTTGGATCACTAAGCGGTCCGCCTCTGGAGCAGGTGGAGGCGGCCCGGGTGGCATTTTCAGCGTTGGTAAATCGAAGGCAAAAAGATTCAACAAAGACACTGACGTTAAGGTTACATTCAAAGATGTCGCGGGCTGTGATGAGGCAAAGGAAGAAATTATGGAATTTgtcagtttcttgaaggaGCCTTCGCGCTACGAAAAGATGGGTGCCCAAATTCCCCGTGGCGCCATTCTTTCCGGCCCACCAGGAACTGGTAAAACTTTGATAGCTAAGGCTACTGCCGGCGAGGCAGGCGTTCCTTTCTTTTCTGTGTCTGGTTCTGAGTTTGTCGAAATGTTTGTCGGTGTGGGTGCCTCAAGAGTCCGCGATTTGTTTAAAACCGCTAGAGAAAATGCGCCATCCATCGTTTTTGTCGACGAAATCGATGCAATCGGTAAGGCGAGACAGAAAGGCAACTTTTCAGGAGCCAATGatgaaagagaaaacacTTTAAATCAACTATTGGTCGAAATGGATGGCTTTACCCCATCAGACCACGTTGTGGTCTTGGCAGGTACAAATCGCCCCGATGTTCTCGACCAGGCACTGATGCGCCCTGGAAGGTTTGACAGACACATTAACATCGATAGACCGGAGCTCGAAGGCCGCAAGCAAATATTTCAAGTCCACTTGGCCAAGGTGAAGCTTGCTGGCTCAATGGAggatttgaagaacagACTCGCAGCCTTGACCCCTGGTTTCTCAGGCGCCGACATTTCAAACGTTTGCAACGAGGCTGCGCTGACAGCCGCTAGAAACGAATGCACTTCCGTCAAGCTTGAGCACTTCGAACAAGCCATCGAAAGGGTTATCGGCGGCGTGGAAAGAAAGTCCAAACTGCTCTCACctgaagagaagaaaatcGTGGCTTACCATGAAGCTGGTCATGCTGTTTGCGGGTGGTACCTGGAGTTTGCCGATCCGCTTTTGAAGGTCAGCATTATCCCAAGAGGCCAAGGCGCTCTGGGATACGCCCAGTACCTACCAGGAGACGTTTACCTGCTGAGTGAGCAGCAACTGAAGGACAGAATGACGATGGCGCTTGCGGGTAGGGTTTCGGAAGAGCTGCATTTTCCTTCCGTGACTAGCGGCGCATCTGATGATTTTCAGAAAGTGACGCGTATGGCAACTGCCATGGTCACTGAGCTGGGTATGAGCGACAAGATCGGATGGCTGAACTATCAGAAAAAGAGCGAAAGCGATTTGACTAAGCCCTTCTCCGAAGAGACAGCCGCTATAGTCGACGCTGAGGTCTTTAGGTTGGTCCAGGAGTGTCATGACCGCTGTACCGCGCTTCTCAAGGAGAAGGCTGAGGATGTCGAAAAAATAACACAACTTCttttggagaaggaggTCCTCACGAGGGAAGACATGATTCGCCTCCTCGGGAAGCGGCCATTCCCTGAGCGCAATGACGCATTTGACAAATACCTCAATGAAAGCGAGACGAAAAGGCTACGTAAAAATGAAGCTGACCAGGGCATGAGCAGCTAG
- a CDS encoding KLTH0D05500p (weakly similar to uniprot|Q04279 Saccharomyces cerevisiae YMR086W Protein of unknown function green fluorescent protein (GFP)-fusion protein localizes to the cell periphery) produces the protein MFHSRRSRESRAIDSEALAAASAIGRALDSKGTKVNAEKLPRYNSLSRSNSMVRAASISSRNNSLRTRRDSRRSSSLQLKGPRVRDSIDESEFYDAEDTFHAFGGAQTQTKPVTVKRYVPGPSGLKLIEVPISEVQKPPSRNSSMNRRSASVHSGLSVRNNSLGRKTSLNSHASQKQKSSAPVTQKQKKEPMIRRSEPPKNNKPLVEQSLKEETDEQLQLDRQNKEVVNPIELTPPSKKAAPEVSILRLREKQVNIVTKTVDSGDLNETKQPPTVLISPPNEDISETQNHADLNDASPYPTEEEALKQATVSSEPAPRSGIRGKENESGKENTGKTVEDVIKEESNASSRNEANSPTQSASAEEGGGTNGNSMAKYIRSANQYLNKGHKKVLTSAQESNAGGLEQQASSQITGNGGGEMAPLNKVPSPMKPALKKTASDNSMRNPYKENFGSKAEEAYLSLATAENTRLNAQMSDEHSRRQPPVRKTRPSSMVTNATAVQKNIPAVTKPKHMSMQTPLRSEIRPPARSTMRPESIRQDKKIKPKSRTRPQQTINDKRAFFPPEPPQKRSSFEKIRPNETHMGFKKLSLRDEVSEEANYGPVVGENFHNDANSISTGRDSSSQIRSQASLPASNSGWKSRFHDSDSEDEYSPISTVSPAKPTAKPGVRNGGFSLRNKKDSGFAPPQPNFVQSSTAPNSKHNTPNKKISTLSLRSVSNKSDMSPAKGNNNLSQRFFSEQLSPSAEEGDTKKKSSFGKKLKKIFGRKK, from the coding sequence ATGTTCCACTCGAGAAGATCGCGGGAGAGTAGGGCTATAGACTCTGAGGCCTTAGCTGCCGCTTCGGCGATAGGGAGGGCCCTGGACTCGAAGGGCACGAAAGTTAACGCAGAAAAGCTACCGCGCTACAATAGCTTGTCTCGCTCCAATTCCATGGTTAGAGCTGCGTCAATCAGTAGCAGGAACAACAGCTTGCGGACGCGTCGAGACTCTCGGCGGTCATCTAGCTTGCAATTGAAGGGTCCTAGGGTAAGGGATAGTATAGATGAAAGCGAGTTTTATGACGCCGAGGATACATTCCACGCGTTTGGCGGGGCTCAAACCCAAACAAAGCCTGTGACTGTGAAACGGTATGTGCCTGGCCCCAGCGGACTCAAATTGATCGAGGTGCCTATCTCAGAGGTTCAAAAACCTCCTTCTAGGAACTCTAGTATGAACAGAAGATCCGCGTCTGTTCACAGCGGTCTTTCAGTGCGCAACAACTCCCTAGGGAGAAAGACCTCTCTCAATTCGCACGCTTCTCAGAAACAGAAGTCATCTGCTCCCGTCACgcaaaagcaaaaaaaagaaccCATGATCCGTAGGTCGGAGCCACCCAAAAATAACAAACCGCTTGTTGAGCAGTCTCTAAAAGAGGAGACTGACGAACAACTGCAATTAGATCGTCAAAATAAAGAGGTCGTTAACCCCATAGAACTCACTCCTCCTTCGAAAAAAGCAGCACCAGAGGTTTCAATTTTGCGTTTGAGAGAAAAGCAAGTGAATATTGTTACAAAAACGGTGGACTCAGGGGACTTGAATGAAACCAAGCAGCCGCCAACGGTGCTAATTTCACCGCCTAATGAAGATATCTCTGAAACTCAAAATCACGCTGACCTGAATGATGCTAGCCCATACCCTaccgaggaagaagctctAAAACAGGCTACTGTGAGTAGTGAACCTGCGCCCAGATCGGGAATTCGCGGCAAAGAGAATGAAAGCGGCAAAGAGAATACTGGGAAGACTGTCGAGGATgttatcaaagaagagtCAAACGCTTCTTCGCGCAATGAAGCGAATAGTCCTACACAAAGCGCCAGCGCTGAGGAAGGTGGTGGCACTAATGGTAATAGCATGGCTAAATACATACGATCCGCCAACCAATACCTAAACAAGGGCCacaaaaaagtcttgacTTCTGCTCAAGAGTCGAACGCCGGAGGCCTCGAGCAGCAGGCCAGCAGTCAAATTACAGGGAACGGAGGTGGTGAGATGGCACCTTTAAACAAGGTACCTTCTCCCATGAAGCCTgcgttgaagaaaactgCAAGTGACAACTCTATGCGCAATCCATATAAGGAAAACTTTGGTTCGAAGGCCGAGGAAGCTTACCTTTCGTTAGCGACAGCTGAGAACACTAGACTAAATGCCCAAATGTCTGACGAACACAGCAGGCGCCAACCCCCAGTGCGAAAAACGCGTCCATCCTCAATGGTGACTAACGCTACTGCAGTTCAGAAAAATATACCGGCAGTCACAAAGCCAAAGCATATGTCAATGCAAACCCCCCTGCGTAGCGAAATACGACCACCCGCTAGGTCAACTATGCGGCCGGAATCCATCAGACAAGACAAGAAGATAAAACCCAAAAGTCGCACTAGGCCTCAACAGACAATCAATGATAAAAGAGCCTTTTTCCCTCCCGAACCTCCACagaaaagatcaagtttCGAGAAGATCAGACCTAATGAGACTCATATGGGCTTTAAGAAGTTGTCTTTGAGAGACGAGGTGTCTGAAGAGGCTAATTACGGACCTGTAGTAGGAGAAAACTTCCACAATGACGCAAACTCAATCTCCACTGGGCGAGACTCCTCGTCACAAATCAGAAGTCAAGCATCGCTGCCCGCTTCTAATTCAGGATGGAAGTCTAGGTTCCATGACTCAGACTCTGAGGATGAATATTCCCCTATCTCAACTGTAAGTCCAGCCAAACCAACGGCAAAGCCAGGGGTCAGGAATGGAGGGTTTTCCTTGAGAAATAAAAAGGATTCAGGTTTTGCGCCGCCGCAGCCGAACTTCGTGCAATCTTCAACCGCGCCCAACTCGAAGCACAACACGCCAAACAAGAAGATAAGTACATTGTCTTTGAGAAGTGTAAGCAATAAGAGTGACATGTCACCTGCCAAGGGCAACAATAACTTGAGCCAGAGGTTTTTTAGTGAGCAACTGTCTCCAAGTGCTGAAGAGGGCGacaccaaaaagaagagcagttTTGGtaaaaagctcaaaaagataTTTGGGAGAAAGAAATAA